The genomic window GTCAGTCCGATGATGAGGTCGTAGTTCGGGTTCTGCGACGCGGCGAACTGGTTGTGGAAGTCCTGGTACTCCGAGTTGCTGCTCGGCTCACCTTCGGAGTACTCGATGCCGAGTTCCTCCTCCGCGCGGAGCAGGCCCTCCTGTGCGTTGTCGCTGAAGCCCTGGTCACCGAGGCCGGCGACCGGATACACGATCGCGACCTGAGTCGTGTCGCTCGAGCCGCTTTCCTCGTTTCCGCCGAGACAGCCGGTGAGACCGACGACCGAACCCGCTCCGAGAGCCTTTACGTATGCCCTTCTTCCTAGGCTAGTCTGTGGCATAGGCGAACAAAACGCCTGTGTTATTTATATTTAGGGGTTATATCGATATCCGATCCACTGAAAAAGATCGCGCCGCGATCCCACGCGTCGCGATCGGCCCCGCACTTCGCCCGGAGGACCCACCGTGTCAGGTCCAGCAGCCGGCGACCCGTGGCTCGTCACTCCGCGTCGGTGAGCGGGATCGACATATCGTCGAACCGCATGAATGCGGTCTGGTACCCGCGGTGTCTGGCGGTCTGTGGCGGTGCACCGACCTCCAGCAGCAGGTCCGTTCCCATCGAGAGGTCCGGGACCGGCGTGCCGTAGTGGTACCCCAGTTCGTGATGGATCGCGCTCGGAACGGTGTCCTGGAAGAGCTGCCGGGACCCGTCGGAAACCGTCGCCCGGAGCCCCATGAACGGGAGCGGGTAGCGATTGTAGGGAGTTCGGGGGGAGATAGCGAGATACGGAGCCGAACTGTCGACCCCGTTCGGAGCCGTCTCCAGCACCTGAACCGCGAAGGTCGCGTCCGCGCTCTCCGCGACGCCGACGTGGCGGCCGGGGAGATCCGCCGGGGCCGGTAACGCCCCGGTGGGGCGTGCCCCCATCTCCATGGGTTCGAGTGCCCCGGGGTCGCCGGAGTTCTCCATGAACCGTTCCCGAATGTTCTGCATGATGTCGTACCGGAACGGCAGGTCGAACGACACGTCGACCGATTCGGTGAACCGGTCGTGATACGCGCCGATCTGGCGCGCCGACACGGGGTCCATCGTGAGCCGGGCCGTGTACTCGCCTTCCGCCGGAAACGTGACGTTGTCGCCGAAGTGCGGGCCCATCTGCTGTGACAGCATCGGCCACAGCGACTTCTCCGTGACCAGGTCGCCGCTCCCGGCCGCCCTGACCTCGACGGTCGGGCTCCCGAGCGGGACGACGTGCCCGTACTCCGGGTCCCAGACGCTCGCCATGAGATGCATCCCTCGTCCCGATTCGATCGACACGTAACTCGACTCCTGCCCGGTCAGGACCCAGAAGTCGTGGAGCAGCGTGTACGACATCGACACCGCGTACGGCCCGACCGTCGTCATCCCGGCCATCCGCATCCCGTCGCGGTGGGACGGGATGTACACTATCGCGTCGTCGCCGTCCACCGCCGTCTCAGGCATGTCGTCCGACGGCGGCTCCGCCGTTTCGGTTTGCGGCCGGGTCGTCGCCGTGTCCGTGCCGGTGTCGGTTGTCCGTTCCGTCGGGGCGTCGGCCTCGCCGTCCGTCGAACAGCCGGCGAGCCCAGTCCCGACCGCGACGCCGCTCGCGGCGATGAACCTTCGGCGTGTGGTTTCCTTGTCGGGCGTCATTCGTGAGTTCGGCTACCCTCATCTAGCTCTGCTGAACATAAACCATTGGCGGTGCGAACGGTCCGCTAAGCGCAGTCTACGTCCGGATTACCGGGGTGGATCCATGATAGCATCCCGATCCCGCCGCGATCCCCCGATGCGGACTCACTGTGGGCGGGGGAACGACCGATCCGAGCGGGGTGGAACCAGGAAGTTCCCGCGGCGGACGGTCGTGATGTACTGCAGGATCCCGTTGTTGTTCTTCGTGCCCACGCCGCCGACGTTCGCCACGTCCGTGCCGTTCATGGCCTCCCGCGTTCGCACGAAGTCCGCGATGCGCTCCTGCAGGCTGAGAAAGTGGACTCCGGTCCGCCCGTCGTCGACCGTTGCGAAGTCGCGGCGCAGGATGCGGGGGTTGCCGTCTTCGTCCCGTGCGCGTGCGGTTTTCTGCGTGTGTCCGACGACTCCCTCCTCGAACGCGTCGTCCTCGACGGTGTCGGCGACGCCGGTCTCGGTGACGAGCGACGAGTCGCCGAGGTTCTCCCCGACACCCTCGACGAGGTCCTCCCTGGCGTGCTCGGCGGAGAACATCTTTGCGACGCGCTGCCAGCGGGAGTCCTGATTGTACCACTGGTCGAGCTCCGTGCGGATCAGCGAGAGCTGTTGGGTCGTACCCCCGGCGAACGGCCCCTCGGTGATCGTGACGCTGTCCTCCGTCGCCTGATTGCCCGCGAACCCGGACTTGAACCCCATGAACAGCGGGGCGTCCTCGGGGACCGCCCCCTCGGGTACGCCGTCCGCGTCGTCGTGTTCCGCCGGGAGCCCGGCCCCGATGAACCCGGTTCGCCGGTCGACGCGCTCCACCACTCCCGCGAGCGATTCGCTCACCGCTTTGCCGTTGGCCGTGTCGGTTTCGCCAAACAGCGCCCGTTCGGCCTCCACCACCGCCGAGGCTCGGTCACTCGCCAGATGGACGAGCAGGTCCGGGGTGTCGAGGGCCGGGTCCTCGAAGGGGGCGAGTGCCGTCGGCGGCGGCAGGTCGACGGCGTCGGGCAGCGACGCGTCGTACCGGTCGAAGTACGCGGGCGAGTAGCCGACGGTGAACAGCAGGCCGTCCGCGGACCACTCGTACGCGGCCTCCAGTTCGCGGAAGGCGTCCGCCGCCCCCGAGCGGTCGTCGTCGCCGACCGGTCCCTCCCCGGTGTAGTCCGCCAGCAGGAGGACGTGGTGGCGCGGCGTTCGGGGATTGCCGTACTCGTCGGTCCGGAGGACGGCGTTCCAGGCATGCTGTCGGTCCGGTAACTCACCGTCAGTCGACGGACTCGTGGTCCGCTCACCGGTCGTTCCGCCCTCGGATCCGCTCTCGAGTTCGAGACACGCCGAGAGTCCCGCCGACCCGCCGACGGCCACGGCGACCCGAAGCGCCTCCCGTCGCGTGAGTTCACCGCGTTCGGTTGTCATCGGTCGTCTACTAGTTGGTCTTCAGATAGATAAGTTCACGGCCGCCCCCGCTATGATTTTAATCCTAACTCGAAATCCCCGGTATTATTATATGTTGGCGAAATATCCGGCGATATTGCCTGTATTTTTTAACTTCGTATGGTATGATTTGTTGGTAAGAATTTATTAGTTCGCTTTTCATTTGTGGGGCTATGCCAGACCGAGGCACAAGCAACGACAGTTCGGGGAGCGACAAGAGCGGGGACCGCGCGGAGGGGGGGATCGACCGTCGTCGGTTTATTGCGACGACTGCGGCCGTCGGCGTCGCCGGGGTTGCCGGCTGCAGCGAATCGTCCGACGGCGGCGACACGACGGAGCCGTCAGACGACGAAACCGAAGAGCCGACCGAGGAGGAGACCACGGAGGCGGAAACCACCGAGGAGCCGGAACCGGCCGCTTCGGGCGAGGTAACGTTCGTTCACGACACGCACGTCCACGGCAGTTACGGGGACCTGGAGGGGAACGTCAACGTCGCCACGTACTTCCAGCTGATGAACCAGGTGGCCGACGAGCACGAGCACTCGATCAAGCTCGGTAGCGGCGATGACCTGGCGTCGTCCGTGCTCTCCGCGCAGTTCGACGGCAAGCACATCACCGACGCGTTCAACGCGGGCGGCCTGGAGTTCGATACGTTCGGCAACCACGACTTCGACATGGGACCGGCGGTGACGCGCGACCGCATCTCCGACAGCGAGTTCCAGTGGGTGAGCGCGAACGTTCGCGACACCGAATCCGGCGACGTGTTCGGCGCGGAGCAGGGCGCGAGCAGGTACGAACTCGTGGAGGTCGGCGACCTCACCGTGGGACTCACGGGGATCATCAACGTCGCCGCCCCGACGATCACCTCGATGGGAGAGAACACGGAGGTCCCGGGGCTCGCGGATCCGGTCAGCGAGACGGTTAGCGACATGCAGGACGACGGGGCCGACCTCGTCGTCGTCATGTCCCACGTCGCAGCGCAGGCGGCCACGGAGCTAGCCGAGCAGGTCGACGGCATCGACGCCATCGTCGGCGACCACGCGGCGACGTTCTCCGAGGAGCCACAGGTCGTCAACGACACGGTACTCTCCTTCGTCGGCGACGAGTACGAGTACATCGGCGAACTCACGCTCACCGTCGAAGAGGGGGAGCGGTCGGACCACAGCCTGACGGTCCACGAAACCGCGGCCGCCGTGGAGGAGGACGGACTCGAACCGCACCCCGAGGTCCTCGAAGTCGCACAGGGGTACGAGGAGGACCTCAGTGCCCAGCTGGACACCGTGATCGGGGAGACGACGGTCCCGCTCGACGCGCGGGAGAGCGTCGTCCGCGAGGAGGAGTCCAACCTGGGGAACTACATCACCGACGCGCTCCGTGCCCAGGGCGGGACTGACGTGGCCATCCAGAACGGCGGTGGCATCCGCACCGACACGCTGTATCCGGAGGGCGACGTGACGAAGCGACTCGTCTACAGCCTGCTTCCGTTCGGGAACAACCTCGTGACCGTCGAGGTGTCCGGCGAGACGTTGACCGAGACGATGGAACACAGCGCCAGTCAGAACGATGACGGTGGGTTCCTTCAGGTGAGCGGGATGTCCTACACTGTTGACCCGGACGCATCGCAGGGCGACAGACTGACCGAGCTGACGGTCGGTGGCGAGGAAGTCGACCCCGAGGCGACGTACACCATGGCGACGAACAACTTCACCGCGACGGGCGGGGACGGCTACACGATGCTGCAGGACGCGCCCAGGATCATCGACGCGAACGAGGGCCAGCTACTGTCCGTCATCGTCGCGAACGCCGTCGAGGCCGACGGCACCATCTCCCCCGAGGTCGAAGGACGCATCTCGATCGAGTAACCACGCCGGGCGATCAGGGCCACGGCAACCACCGTTTTCCCGATTTTTCGACGGTAACGCACGGCGCAACGGGGTTCCCCTGACCATATCTTTATCGTGTCACAGTGGGACCAATGACCCGTATGACCGCAGAGTACGATCCGGGGATGATAGAGGTCGAGATCGAGGACGCGCTCCCGACGCCCCTGTTTCTCGCCCCGAACGAACGCGAAGTGCAGTACGAACGCCGCCAGTGCCGTGACGAGGGCAAGGACATCTCGGGGATGGAGGAGCGGTTCGACGAACTACTCGACGCCGAGTCGGTGAGTCAGGCGGAGCTTCACGACCTGCTCGACGACACCCGCGACCTGCCGATCCGGACCGACTACGAGTACGAGGAGCCGTCGGACCTCGCGGGGATCCGGGACGCCCGCCCCGAGGGGCCGCGACGGCTCGGCGACGGGTTCGACGACCTCGACGACCCGTACGACGTGATCTACGGCGGCTGGCTCGGTGCGGTCGCCGGCTGTTTCCTCGGCAAGCCCGTGCAGGGCTGGTCGCGCGACAAGATCCACAAGTATCTGAAAGCGAGCGACCAGTACCCGCTCAGCGGCTACATGCGCTCGGACGAGTCGCTGGCCGAGGAGTACGACATCTACAACACGGTCGAGTCCTCGGAGGCGTCGGAGAGCCTGTTCGTCAACGACGTGCCGCACATGCCCGTCGACGACGACATCGACTACGTCGCGGTCGGACTCGGCATCCTGAACGAGCACGGCTTCGACTTCGAGCCGGTCGACGTGGCGAACTACTGGCTCCAGAACCTGCCGGCGTTCAACACGTACACGGCCGAGCGGATCGCCTACCGGAACTTCATGAACCTCGTGACGCCGCCGGAGTCGGCGTCGCTCCGGAACCCCTACCGCGAGCACGTCGGCGCGCTGATCCGCGCCGACATGTGGGCCTACGTCGCGCTGGGCGACCCCGAACAGGCGGCCGAATACGCGTGGCGGGACGCCTCGGTCAGCCACGTCAAGAACGGCATCTACGGCGAGATGTTCGCGGCCGCGATGATGGCCGCCGCGCCGTTCGAGTCCGACCCCCGCCGGCTGCTGGAGGTCGGCCTCTCGGAGGTGCCCGAGCACTGCCGCCTCGCCGACGCCGTTACGGAGGTCATCGAGTGGTACGAGGACGGACTCGACTACGAGGCGGCCGTCGAGCGGATCCACGACCGCTGGGACGAGAGCAACCAGTTCGACTGGGTCCACACGATCAGCAACGCCGAGGTGCTCGCCGTCGGCCTCCTGTGGGGCGAGGGCGACTTCGGCGACTCGCTCTCCCTGGCGGTTATGGCTGGGTTCGACACCGACTCGCACGGGGCGACCCTCGGGTCGGTCCTCGGCCTGTTCCACGGCGCGGAGGCGCTGCCCGAGGACTGGGTCGAGCCGCTGAACGACACCGTCGAGACGTCGCTCGTCTCCTACCAGCGTCAGCGGATCTCGGACCTGGCCGAGGAGACCCTCGAACTCGCGCGCGAGGCGAGCGAGTAGCGACCGACCGCGGTTCGGTTCACCCCTCGATCAGGCCGTCGATGGCGTCCTCGAACGTCGCGCGGAACCGCTCCGTGTCGGCCGCGACGGCGACTTC from Halostella salina includes these protein-coding regions:
- a CDS encoding bifunctional metallophosphatase/5'-nucleotidase — protein: MPDRGTSNDSSGSDKSGDRAEGGIDRRRFIATTAAVGVAGVAGCSESSDGGDTTEPSDDETEEPTEEETTEAETTEEPEPAASGEVTFVHDTHVHGSYGDLEGNVNVATYFQLMNQVADEHEHSIKLGSGDDLASSVLSAQFDGKHITDAFNAGGLEFDTFGNHDFDMGPAVTRDRISDSEFQWVSANVRDTESGDVFGAEQGASRYELVEVGDLTVGLTGIINVAAPTITSMGENTEVPGLADPVSETVSDMQDDGADLVVVMSHVAAQAATELAEQVDGIDAIVGDHAATFSEEPQVVNDTVLSFVGDEYEYIGELTLTVEEGERSDHSLTVHETAAAVEEDGLEPHPEVLEVAQGYEEDLSAQLDTVIGETTVPLDARESVVREEESNLGNYITDALRAQGGTDVAIQNGGGIRTDTLYPEGDVTKRLVYSLLPFGNNLVTVEVSGETLTETMEHSASQNDDGGFLQVSGMSYTVDPDASQGDRLTELTVGGEEVDPEATYTMATNNFTATGGDGYTMLQDAPRIIDANEGQLLSVIVANAVEADGTISPEVEGRISIE
- a CDS encoding iron transporter; translated protein: MTPDKETTRRRFIAASGVAVGTGLAGCSTDGEADAPTERTTDTGTDTATTRPQTETAEPPSDDMPETAVDGDDAIVYIPSHRDGMRMAGMTTVGPYAVSMSYTLLHDFWVLTGQESSYVSIESGRGMHLMASVWDPEYGHVVPLGSPTVEVRAAGSGDLVTEKSLWPMLSQQMGPHFGDNVTFPAEGEYTARLTMDPVSARQIGAYHDRFTESVDVSFDLPFRYDIMQNIRERFMENSGDPGALEPMEMGARPTGALPAPADLPGRHVGVAESADATFAVQVLETAPNGVDSSAPYLAISPRTPYNRYPLPFMGLRATVSDGSRQLFQDTVPSAIHHELGYHYGTPVPDLSMGTDLLLEVGAPPQTARHRGYQTAFMRFDDMSIPLTDAE
- a CDS encoding ADP-ribosylglycohydrolase family protein, whose product is MTAEYDPGMIEVEIEDALPTPLFLAPNEREVQYERRQCRDEGKDISGMEERFDELLDAESVSQAELHDLLDDTRDLPIRTDYEYEEPSDLAGIRDARPEGPRRLGDGFDDLDDPYDVIYGGWLGAVAGCFLGKPVQGWSRDKIHKYLKASDQYPLSGYMRSDESLAEEYDIYNTVESSEASESLFVNDVPHMPVDDDIDYVAVGLGILNEHGFDFEPVDVANYWLQNLPAFNTYTAERIAYRNFMNLVTPPESASLRNPYREHVGALIRADMWAYVALGDPEQAAEYAWRDASVSHVKNGIYGEMFAAAMMAAAPFESDPRRLLEVGLSEVPEHCRLADAVTEVIEWYEDGLDYEAAVERIHDRWDESNQFDWVHTISNAEVLAVGLLWGEGDFGDSLSLAVMAGFDTDSHGATLGSVLGLFHGAEALPEDWVEPLNDTVETSLVSYQRQRISDLAEETLELAREASE
- a CDS encoding DUF7405 family protein, with the protein product MTTERGELTRREALRVAVAVGGSAGLSACLELESGSEGGTTGERTTSPSTDGELPDRQHAWNAVLRTDEYGNPRTPRHHVLLLADYTGEGPVGDDDRSGAADAFRELEAAYEWSADGLLFTVGYSPAYFDRYDASLPDAVDLPPPTALAPFEDPALDTPDLLVHLASDRASAVVEAERALFGETDTANGKAVSESLAGVVERVDRRTGFIGAGLPAEHDDADGVPEGAVPEDAPLFMGFKSGFAGNQATEDSVTITEGPFAGGTTQQLSLIRTELDQWYNQDSRWQRVAKMFSAEHAREDLVEGVGENLGDSSLVTETGVADTVEDDAFEEGVVGHTQKTARARDEDGNPRILRRDFATVDDGRTGVHFLSLQERIADFVRTREAMNGTDVANVGGVGTKNNNGILQYITTVRRGNFLVPPRSDRSFPRPQ